The proteins below are encoded in one region of Myxococcales bacterium:
- a CDS encoding acyl-CoA carboxylase subunit beta — protein MTTDSKLKQLIKTVQVGGKDKYHEQNKQKGKLFARKRIEMLVDENSFIEDATLANHVEKDLPADGVVTGFAKIDARTVAIVANDSTVKAGSWGKRTVEKKLRLQQGAATLRCPVFYLVDSAGARITDQLHMFPGRRGAGHIFYNQVQFSGVMPQICLLFGPSAAGGAYIPAFCDVVFMVEGNASMYLGSPRMAEMVIGEKVSLEQMGGARMHCSTSGCGDILVQDEEQALKMAKRYLGYMPQNCETLPPRVSSKKATRVGSLESVIPKDENKAFDMMQVIEAIIDEHSFFEIKELYAQEIVTGFARLDGHAIGVVANQPKHLGGVLFPNSANKAARFIQLCDAFNVPLLYLADVPGFMIGSAVEQQGIIRAGAKMVCAVSEATVPCISVIVRKAYGAGLYAMCGPAFEPDCCLALTSASIAVMGPRAAVNAVFYKKIQELPDGKERESFVNTEQDRYRQDVDLLKLASELVVDAVIPSDTLRSELIARFDLYRQKIHGSKRKKHAVYPM, from the coding sequence ATGACTACCGACTCAAAGCTAAAGCAACTTATCAAGACCGTTCAGGTGGGCGGTAAAGATAAATACCACGAGCAAAACAAGCAAAAGGGAAAACTCTTTGCCCGCAAACGTATCGAGATGCTGGTCGACGAAAATTCGTTCATCGAAGACGCTACACTTGCAAACCATGTTGAGAAAGACTTGCCCGCAGACGGCGTTGTGACAGGCTTTGCGAAAATCGATGCACGCACAGTTGCCATCGTTGCCAACGACTCCACGGTCAAAGCTGGATCGTGGGGGAAGCGCACAGTTGAAAAAAAATTAAGACTTCAACAAGGCGCAGCGACGCTTCGATGCCCCGTATTCTATCTTGTCGATTCTGCAGGCGCTCGAATCACCGATCAGCTGCACATGTTTCCCGGACGACGCGGAGCCGGACACATCTTTTACAACCAAGTTCAGTTCAGCGGCGTGATGCCTCAAATCTGCCTATTGTTTGGACCGAGCGCTGCAGGGGGGGCCTACATTCCTGCATTTTGCGATGTGGTGTTCATGGTTGAAGGCAACGCCTCGATGTATCTAGGCTCCCCACGCATGGCTGAGATGGTTATCGGGGAAAAAGTAAGCCTCGAGCAAATGGGCGGGGCGCGCATGCATTGCAGCACCTCAGGCTGCGGTGACATTTTGGTGCAAGACGAAGAGCAGGCTCTCAAAATGGCCAAACGCTACCTTGGGTATATGCCTCAAAACTGCGAAACACTTCCGCCGAGGGTCTCTAGCAAAAAAGCGACACGCGTCGGCTCCCTCGAGTCCGTTATTCCGAAAGATGAAAACAAAGCTTTCGACATGATGCAAGTGATCGAAGCTATCATCGACGAGCATAGTTTTTTTGAAATAAAAGAACTTTATGCTCAAGAAATTGTCACCGGTTTTGCGCGACTTGATGGTCATGCAATCGGTGTAGTTGCCAACCAGCCCAAACATCTTGGCGGAGTTCTTTTCCCAAACAGCGCAAACAAGGCCGCACGTTTCATTCAGCTATGCGATGCCTTTAACGTCCCCTTGCTCTATCTCGCCGATGTGCCTGGTTTTATGATTGGCTCGGCTGTGGAGCAGCAAGGCATCATCCGCGCCGGAGCTAAAATGGTCTGCGCGGTAAGCGAAGCTACGGTTCCTTGCATTAGCGTAATTGTTCGCAAGGCCTACGGAGCTGGTCTTTATGCGATGTGCGGGCCAGCTTTTGAGCCGGACTGCTGCCTTGCTCTTACTTCAGCCTCTATCGCCGTCATGGGACCTCGCGCAGCAGTCAACGCGGTTTTCTACAAAAAAATACAGGAGTTACCGGATGGCAAAGAGCGTGAAAGCTTCGTAAACACGGAGCAGGACCGGTACAGGCAAGATGTCGATCTCTTAAAGTTGGCAAGCGAGCTTGTCGTGGACGCTGTCATTCCAAGTGACACACTTCGTTCTGAACTCATCGCACGTTTCGACTTGTACCGACAAAAGATACACGGCTCAAAACGTAAAAAACATGCTGTCTATCCCATGTAA
- a CDS encoding HEAT repeat domain-containing protein: protein MDLLELKKTFQKGVGKSPGLARDLLGLDESAEDNHVAYELLRGITAENLKQLSISPEKKQDPRPPVDESKVMHSAEGKSLLDRLTNSINQGTSALEDISDIRTLVAILHAGSLRLRRAAAQRIETIIRHDVPNEALKLLADAIQNNRDLDIAYELGLVSRMLPGAVGRKARAEQARWKRIAEETEKDVEGFWQGSVHTNPLAMMPVDQRAQLGLRTKDLSNATLCYLSSVLEGSDGIADAEDQLALLVSLRYCGDSRIVPSLCVLLESNDFHTSSEAARCLARIDDPRVHPALASAFERSVSVRERLILAAALGLQGDVRGREFLKGHLTDRDKTQLLLVLEGLETLGSSEDVETVALLLEEDDLPLNLAATRTLGRIGDLRALIPLRDMLQTPRASSIRAEVEDALYDVRERLFLRGEEIPESETVVFALQAVSKAQLSAKRDPASVRIRSYWDYIRGWFWMLLGFSRRAIARFEGAASRRPGWVHPLLSIAMIHSRKERYAQALSAFRRSIEADKFHVERNPLVARTLALCFLRRAEQIEQEGRSDVARSIIDEVLALDLRFAPPSILFELRRRRDSFQLGDAS from the coding sequence ATGGACTTGTTGGAACTAAAAAAAACTTTTCAGAAGGGAGTGGGCAAGAGCCCAGGTCTAGCCCGAGATCTTCTAGGGCTAGATGAGAGCGCCGAAGACAATCATGTCGCTTATGAACTGTTGCGAGGCATCACCGCCGAAAATCTAAAACAGCTTTCCATCAGCCCCGAGAAAAAACAGGACCCCAGACCGCCCGTCGATGAAAGCAAGGTGATGCACAGTGCCGAAGGCAAGTCGCTGCTGGATCGGCTGACCAACAGCATCAACCAAGGCACGAGCGCACTTGAGGACATCTCCGACATTCGCACGCTCGTTGCGATCCTGCATGCCGGATCGCTTCGCTTGCGACGTGCAGCGGCACAACGCATCGAGACTATTATCCGGCACGATGTTCCCAATGAGGCGCTCAAGTTACTGGCTGATGCAATTCAAAACAATCGAGACCTCGATATCGCTTATGAACTGGGCCTTGTCTCGCGCATGCTCCCAGGCGCCGTGGGTCGCAAAGCGCGCGCCGAACAAGCACGATGGAAACGCATTGCCGAGGAGACGGAAAAAGATGTGGAAGGCTTTTGGCAGGGCAGCGTGCACACCAATCCCCTTGCCATGATGCCAGTGGATCAACGTGCCCAGCTTGGACTGCGCACAAAAGATCTTTCCAATGCCACACTCTGCTATCTATCATCCGTTTTAGAGGGCAGCGATGGTATCGCAGATGCAGAAGACCAACTTGCGTTGCTTGTCTCACTCCGCTACTGCGGCGATTCACGCATCGTCCCTTCGTTATGTGTGCTTCTGGAAAGCAATGATTTTCACACCAGTTCCGAGGCCGCTCGCTGTCTTGCCCGCATTGACGATCCAAGGGTTCATCCCGCGTTAGCCTCCGCATTCGAACGAAGCGTTTCAGTGCGCGAACGCTTGATTTTAGCGGCGGCATTGGGCCTACAAGGCGATGTCCGGGGCAGGGAGTTTCTGAAAGGACATCTCACCGACCGCGACAAAACACAGCTCTTGCTTGTACTCGAAGGACTCGAGACCCTTGGGAGCAGCGAAGATGTTGAAACCGTTGCCTTACTTTTGGAGGAAGACGACCTTCCGCTAAACTTAGCAGCCACGCGAACCCTCGGACGCATCGGCGATTTGCGCGCGTTGATTCCGCTCAGAGACATGTTGCAAACACCGCGCGCTTCGAGCATTCGTGCAGAAGTCGAAGATGCTCTATACGATGTACGCGAGCGCTTATTTTTACGTGGCGAAGAAATTCCGGAAAGCGAAACCGTTGTCTTTGCACTTCAGGCGGTCTCAAAGGCACAGCTTTCCGCCAAACGTGATCCTGCCAGCGTTCGGATCCGAAGCTACTGGGACTATATCCGTGGCTGGTTTTGGATGCTTTTGGGTTTTTCCCGTCGTGCTATCGCACGCTTTGAAGGGGCAGCCTCCCGACGGCCGGGCTGGGTTCATCCTCTTTTATCGATTGCTATGATTCACTCTCGCAAGGAACGCTATGCGCAAGCACTTTCTGCCTTTCGCCGGTCCATCGAAGCAGACAAGTTCCATGTTGAGCGTAATCCACTCGTTGCACGAACCTTAGCGCTATGCTTTTTGCGCCGCGCAGAACAAATCGAGCAAGAAGGCCGAAGCGATGTCGCTAGAAGCATCATCGATGAAGTGCTGGCTCTGGACCTCCGTTTTGCGCCGCCATCGATTCTCTTTGAACTACGGCGACGACGTGACAGCTTCCAGCTTGGAGATGCGTCATGA
- a CDS encoding uracil-DNA glycosylase — protein MTQSIKTKPAAGSLAEQAHAHLQWEMSKHRLPMLSFVELLPTQPAKTQEQQGMSQSLEELAKLAAECRACPLHKGRTKSVFARGDDKADLLFVGEGPGYYEDQQGLPFVGKAGQLLDRMINAMRYEPKQVYICNVVKCRPPENRTPLPDESAACLHFLEAQIRAVQPKAIVALGRCAAQALGAVPESGSGWRGRWSQWQGIDMIATYHPAYLLRNPEHKRIVWQDLQQVMTRLGK, from the coding sequence ATGACACAATCCATCAAGACAAAGCCAGCGGCAGGCAGCCTTGCTGAACAAGCGCACGCACACCTACAGTGGGAAATGAGCAAGCACCGACTGCCCATGCTCTCTTTTGTCGAGCTTTTACCTACGCAACCCGCCAAAACCCAAGAGCAGCAAGGCATGAGCCAGAGTCTTGAAGAGCTCGCTAAACTGGCCGCAGAGTGCAGGGCTTGTCCTCTGCATAAAGGTCGCACGAAAAGCGTATTCGCCCGCGGTGACGATAAAGCCGATCTTTTGTTCGTGGGCGAAGGCCCCGGCTACTATGAGGACCAGCAGGGCCTTCCTTTTGTAGGAAAAGCAGGGCAGCTCCTTGATCGCATGATTAACGCAATGCGCTATGAACCCAAACAAGTCTACATATGCAACGTGGTAAAATGCAGGCCCCCTGAAAACCGAACACCGCTTCCTGACGAAAGCGCCGCCTGTTTACACTTCCTCGAAGCACAGATTAGAGCGGTTCAACCCAAAGCCATCGTGGCACTTGGCAGGTGTGCGGCACAAGCTCTTGGTGCGGTACCTGAGTCAGGCAGCGGTTGGCGTGGACGCTGGAGTCAGTGGCAGGGTATTGATATGATAGCCACGTATCATCCAGCCTATTTGCTTCGCAACCCCGAACACAAACGCATTGTCTGGCAAGACCTTCAACAAGTCATGACTCGACTTGGAAAATAA
- a CDS encoding Stp1/IreP family PP2C-type Ser/Thr phosphatase: protein MNNPYIISKREASYVKSHARVLVTGDTNVGIKRNHNEDNYAILEEDNLYIVADGMGGHACGEVASKLAIATLRDFFKATSADPEATWPYKMDRSRGYEENRLITGIKLANLRIFESQQKDSKLRGMGTTLVAISVGESGVYVGHVGDSRVYRLRDGYLEQLTEDHSLLNDYIKMRKLSEEEIKNFPHKNVIVRALGMKENVRVDTILDQPRAGDLYILCSDGLSGPVTDEEIKDIAINNPDLKKLTQALIDRANEHGGPDNVTVVAARWLGSG from the coding sequence ATGAATAATCCGTATATAATCAGTAAAAGGGAGGCTTCCTACGTGAAATCGCATGCCAGGGTGCTTGTGACGGGTGATACCAACGTTGGCATCAAACGAAACCACAACGAAGACAATTACGCGATTCTCGAAGAGGACAACCTCTACATCGTTGCAGATGGTATGGGAGGTCATGCCTGTGGCGAGGTCGCGAGCAAACTTGCTATCGCAACATTGCGGGATTTTTTTAAGGCAACCAGTGCCGATCCAGAAGCGACTTGGCCTTACAAGATGGATCGCAGTCGCGGCTACGAGGAAAACCGACTCATCACTGGCATCAAGTTAGCGAATTTGCGAATTTTTGAATCCCAGCAAAAGGATTCCAAGCTTCGCGGTATGGGCACGACGCTTGTGGCCATTTCGGTAGGAGAATCCGGCGTGTATGTGGGTCACGTTGGTGATTCGCGTGTTTATCGCTTGCGTGATGGATACCTTGAGCAGCTCACCGAAGATCATTCGCTTTTGAACGATTACATAAAAATGCGTAAACTTTCAGAAGAAGAGATAAAGAATTTTCCGCACAAAAACGTCATCGTACGCGCGCTTGGCATGAAAGAGAACGTGCGCGTTGATACCATTCTGGATCAGCCACGCGCAGGTGATTTGTACATCCTGTGTAGCGATGGCTTGAGTGGGCCGGTCACGGACGAAGAAATTAAAGATATCGCAATCAACAACCCGGACCTAAAGAAACTTACCCAAGCATTGATCGACCGCGCCAACGAACACGGAGGCCCGGACAACGTTACCGTTGTAGCTGCACGTTGGTTGGGATCCGGCTAG